gcagactttattttaaaataaatggccACACAAAAACCTACTCCAAAACAACCACCATTGTATATATGATCCAGATGAAGGTGTTGCCATTTTAATTGCTATACGGAAATATCCAATCACACAGAAGGTGGCTATAACTGCACTAATAGTCCATTGTGTACGATGATATCCCTCAGAGTTCAAAAAGTAGTCTTATGGCTAAAGGCTTCAGCCAGAACAGCCTCTGCATCCGCAGTGAGTGCATTCAATGATTCTCCCCTGGAAAAGAAACATGAGGAGGGTATTTCAGCCAAGCTACGTGAGCAGACAGACCAGCAGGCTCAGGCTTCAAGGCAGAGAATGGGTCTGCATGGGCAGGGTTTCAACCATCtagttttctgttgtttcccATGCTTTAACAACTCTTAATCGACTGCATGCCAAAGCTGACAGTAACTTCAGAACCAACTAGATACCAACTCTACCAGCAAAGATAGGAAATGTTAGAACTAGAGGAAATTACCAGGAGGAACAGCACTACCTCCTCTGCTGTCCCTGACCTGGGAGAAGTTAGACCAGGTGCTGCAAGGGTCCAGACAAGCAGAGGAACAAGCTGAAAACTCTTACCACTTCCAGCTTGCTTTTGGGGACCCTGCAGATGCAGTTGGTTCCAAAGTTGGTGTCCCGTGTCTGGATACACCGCAGGCAGCAGAGGTTCTCATAACCCTGTTTCTTCCACTTTGCAATCAGGTTTTTGTCAGCGTATCCTTCCTTGATGCAGTACTCATAGAGCTCTGTAGAGGAGCAGACACCATCACAAGTAGCTCCCAGGAAGTGTTAGAAGACTCACTATCAGGAATTACTAGCTGCAGTAACTAGCAGTTAAAGCCAGGGAGCTGCCAGCCTTCCCTCTATCCTCCCTCCCCAGAAAACTGATCCTTCCCACCAGTGCCCCAGCTCAGGTGCATCCACAGGTGGACATCTTGCTCCATTCTGTTTTCCCCCACCCAGGGTAAAGCACTTGCATTCCTCACCTCTGCTGATAGCTTTTCTTTTATAGAAGAGATCAAAGATGTAGCGTGTTTTCTGGTGATGAATTCTGAAGATAGGCCAAAGGGATTCcactttcctcttcccttcatgAGGCTCTGTCTCCGCTGGAACACAAACACCAGGTTTCAGCTGACTGTTCAGGTGGCCAACTCATTTCCTTAGTCACTTTGCAATAAACTGATCCAAAAATGTTCATAACTTTAATACCTTACAGAGATAAGACTGAGTTTAATGGGAGAAGACACAAACAAAAGGGACCTGACCTGAAACAGTTCCTTTAGGAAATAAAAACGGAATGACAGTGGGGGTGACGTGACCCACACCGGGATGGCAGGTGACTTCATGGCTGCTCTGGCTCATCAGACCAGAACAACGGCACAGACGAGAACTACCAGTCCCTCCACGCACACCAGTGAGCTTCAGCCAGGGCTCGGCCATGGCGTGCCCTAAAGCAACTGTACACCAAACCTCTGTGGCCTGTGCACACCCAGAAAAAAGCAACCAGTACTGACCCAGTCTCAGTCTGCGGTATCACTGCAAGGCAGAGAGATAAAAAAAGTCAACCTATATTCATGGGGGAAGCTGTGCTTCCTGAAGTGGTGAAGGATTAGCTTGTTTCGGGGTCACATCCCTGAGAACACCCAGCTCTGCCATTTACCTTCTCTCATCTTCTGATCCAGCTCATCCAGCGTTGGCTCAATCAGCTCCCAGCCATCCGGGGGTGGCTTCCTGCTCCTCTTCACTTTGGGCATTGCCTCAGAAATAAGGAAGGCAAAAGGCGAGGGAACAAGGGTTTGCCAGCACTCAAACGTGCAGGTGCTTCAAAGCCCCGAGAACCACcggaaaaaaaacaaaggaaaaaagttgttaGCGATATTTCTCCTAATATTTCCATGCCCCTTTGCCTTGTTCCACTTCCGATGATGAAAATAAGCTTTATCAAGCTCGCGAAAGAGGTAAAATCTCGTCCCGTGCGGCCCTAGGGATACCAGCAGGCCCTGGGGTGAGCGCTGCATCTGCCGCACCACAATAaatcattttttctcttcagtgaagTGAGACGACCGCCGCCCCTCCCCCACTCCGGGCTACCCTGAGGCAACAACTTCCGTCAGCTCCTGCTGAAAACCCGGCCGAGGCCGCCAGCCTAGGCCCCGCCAGGCCCAGCGCGGCCCCCGGGACTCGAGCTGTATCGGTGGTGGAGGGGAGAGGCCGCAgaccccggccccgctcacctgctGAGGGCCGCAGCTTCCGCGCCGCCGTCGTCGTCACTCGCGGGGCCTCTCCCACCCGGGCCGGCTCGTGGCCCCGCCCCTTTGGGGTGTCCACCGCAGTGCCTGAAGGAAACCCTCCCCGCTGTGCGCGCCCTCGCCTcggccggggcagggctgggagcgcGGCCCGCCCGGAGGGGAAGCGGATCCGCTCTCCGCTTCGGTGGGGGTAGTGGGGGAGACCCGgaggggcggcgggagcggcggcgctGAGGGCAGCCCCGCAGCGGGGGCCTCGCGAGCGGTGGTGGGTGGGCGGGCACCGAGGGCCGCGCGCCGCGCGCGGGGGGTGGGGCGGCTTCCGCTTCCGGGTCGCcgctcggggccgggggggcctcGCTGCAGCTGCCGCAGCCGCCATCGCCGCCGCGATGCCGAAAGGAGgtgggggccgggccgggccggaggggCTTCGGCCCTCCGAGAAGTGGCGGGGGTGCGAGAGGGAAGAGGGGGCTGCGGCGGTGTAGGCCCCTCGGGAGGAGGGGCGTGGGGGGAGGCCCCGGCTGCGGTGGCTCGGGGGGGCAGGTCTTGTTCCCCGCCCTCGGGGCTGAAGGGAGGTCTCTGTCCCCGCTCTCCCTGGCTCTGGGGCgcttggggggggtgtgtgtgtgtgtatgtatctcCTTTCCCCCGTATCGGCTGCGGAGGGTCTTGGAGGGAGGTCCCCTTGGCGCACCCCCGCTCCGGCTGTGGATGGCTTCTGCGGGGTTCTCGGTTTTTTTTCGCAGGCCTCTCGTAGAGGTTTAGGGGGGACCTTCGctccccttccccgcccccccccggagAATGTGCCAGGCGCCACATTCTCCACGTTTCTCACAGAGCTGGGGCTCCCATGTTGTGTCCCCCAGCAAGTGCCATGGGATTGCAGCAGTCCGGGCCTTGGGGTGCCAGGCCCCCCCCTCCGTGGGACCGGGAGCGGGCTGGGCTCCATGTGGTCCCCGCTGGGCTGGAAGGTGCAACCGGTTCCCCTTGGGCAGCGCCTGGGGCACATGGACGCCCCGGGAGGGGAGTTTACAGCTACACCGGGGATCCCGGGGATGAGGGGAGCGGCACAGGCGATGTGTGGTGGCTGATGGCTTTCCCATCCCGGTGGTTCAGTGGTGGAGGCCTCCGGGCCTGGGTACGGGGAATCTGAGCGGCCGGGCAGAGGGTCCGGCCCTGaggggcagcctggggggggATGCGGAGGTGGTCTTCGGTTCAGCGGCTCCAAACGTGGCTCCTTTCATGTGGCTCCGGCAGCTCCGCATCTGGGTATTAGGGAGCGGGTACCGACTTGCTTGTGTGATTAAGAAGAAGTAATGAGGGACTGACAGACTGTCAGGGCTGAGCTGGATCCACCCAGAACCTTCTCCAGATGCACCATCTGCATAATTGGCTCTTGTGTGAGCGTCTGTGAAACCCCAGTCATATACATTAATGTAAACTAGTCTTCGTCATTCATCTTCTCTGTAGTTTGCTCCAATTTATTTCATCAGCATTTCCCAAGCTTTAGTACCAAATCTGCTTCCCTATTTAGATTTTCTTTAAGCACTTTATTTTGTGTCCATTTGCACAATGTTAGTAGATAGGGCTGAAACTTTAGCATATTTTTTGTGAAGGCAAAGAACTGCAGATTTTTAAATGCCACATTTAAACACCCTGTAACTGACGATTTCCTGCTCTGTATTTCACTGTacagttttaaatgtttgtttcaaaCCTTTTTGCTTCTTGGGAAAAGAGAGATCTTTGCTTGCCTCGCCCCCTCCAAGTCAGTAGGAGCTATTGTATTGTTAGCAGAAACGTGGATTTTTGCACTCACTGTTTAATATAAAATGTGGGAGGTTAACCAGCCAATAATAAATTTTGTTAcaggattattttttattatttttgaataccttgatttttaaaaaaagtgattcCTTCAATAGTCTTACATTCTCTTTGATTTACATTCCTTAATTATGCCATTTGAAGACAAATGTATTTCAGTGTGCCTGCCTTAGGTGCCAGTGGTCTCTACTGCAGGTGAAATCTGCAGGtgattctattttaaaaatgcttcacaGAGGAGGATAAGAATCATTATCcctattttacagatggggaaactgaggcggaGAGCTGAAGTGAGTTGTGCAGCGTGATGCGGTAGGTCAGTGGCAGATGTAAGAGCCGCACTCCTTTTGTCTGACCTGGGGTTTGATCTCCCTGCGaagagcagagccccagccctgccccgtgcagagctccctgctcagAGGGGCCTTACCTCTCTGTGTGCAGGTTCACATAGAAATGAGATTGATTCACTCTtccatttgcttcttttttaggcatttaatgtaaaataatttctcttgagTTGCTTTCCCCCCGTTATTACTGCTGTTTATTTGCAGTAATAAAGCTTTTGTGTTCTTCAGTTCTGAGCCTGGTGTAAAATTCTCAGCCTAGCTGGACAAGAAGGCTGCCTGGCGTTGGCTAAGCTTGTAGCACAGCGTTGATTTGGtttatttagggttttttggtgttATGTAGTGTGTCAGGGATATTACCGTTGTTCCATTTAGGGCGATGTCATTTGCTGGGCAGTGAGGTGATGCCTCCTGGGCTAGAGCACTCCTGTGGCAGATCTCGTTCCCAGTGAGGGTCAGTATTGCCACATGGGATGGTTGggaacagacaaacaaaacacgTCTTTGGGTGCAGCAAAGCTTTTGGTTGTGTTTATGGCTTGAGCGCCCACAGGCTGACTTCAGAGAGAAGAACCTGGGCTCTGCGCTTCCCTGTTTCACGTGAGAAAAACATCTCAGGAGCCTCTGTAAGGCTTCACAGTGGGGTTTTTGAGATAATTTATTCCACGGTTCAGCTTTTACTGAGCTGAAATATATGAGAGTTTGTCTCTGCTGAGCCAGGAGGACTGGTcagaaaattctcattttctaaaGCTTGCAGCCTATGGGGGCTGCCTGCACTGGTGTTCCCTGTCCCTCCAAGTCCCACAGCACAGCCCGGCGTGGCCGTGGCACAGCGGTACAGTAATGCCAGATCTCTCCTGTGCATCCTGCGCAATCCTGATGAAGGAGGGACAatcccctcacccctccccaccaccGTAAGGTTTCCATTGTCCTCAGCGGGTTGAAGCAGGGAGTGAAAGAGAGAGCGTGAGGATTTCTTGCTCCTTCTGTCGGACTTCAAAGACTCCTACAGTAGCAGAGAGCTCCCTTGCCTGGGCTGTTTGCTTTTTGCAAACCTTGTGTATTGGTTGTACCTTGAGCTCCCTAGCTCAAGGCTAGAGACCGACTCTATTCAGCTTGCTTTCCAGCAGGTCTTTGGAGCTGTAAGAATATAAACAGAGCAGTCATTTGCAGGAGGTGTTAATGGCTTCAGCGATCcattaataaatacaattttgaacTTGAGAGGAGATCTTAGCCAGGCATCCGGACAGCTGAGCtgactttctcctcttcctggtTCCTAgagcttgttttcatttttccttataAAGTAGTAAAACATGGAGGCTCCTTTTGGTAGTTCTTCAGCTCTCATTGTAATTCCCAAAGCTTTTGTCCAATTAGCTTCCTATTTTCTCTTGGCACAGCCTTAGCGTAGGGGAGGGGTTAAGGAGGCAAGCTTGTCAGAGAGCTGGTTGTGACCGTGGCTGCTGCAAGAACATGCTGTGATTCCTCCTGCACAGGAAACGCTGTGCGACTGAGCCAGCCCGGGAAGTGAATCAGAGGCCACAAGCGTAGGCAAGGAAGGGTGGCATCACCGAGAGCTGAGGGGGCACTTGGAAGCTTATTGCCTGATAACTGGTGTCACGGCTCTGCGATGGTTGAGGGACGGGGGGACCCCGTTCAGGGAGCACCTTCCTGGCTCCCTCTCTGTAGGACAAACCTCTGCTTCATTTGGCCAACACTGTACATAGGCTGCTCTCAGTTCTGGTGTCTCCTAAAGCAGCccaaggggaaagaaagaacCAATTCTCTGAGTATCTTTCTGTGGATCAATAATCCTAATTCTCTGTGTAACTTACCCAAAATTCTTGGAGTGTTTCGCCGAGAGTGGTGAGTTCGATGTGTccttttttcattaaattctATCAGAGGAGCTATTTTCGTTTGTCCTGTCTGCACCGAAAATCCAGAGAGAGTGCTGCAGGAGGAGTAGACCTTTCTGGAAGCTTATCACTAAGCCATTTATTAATCTTATGTTTTTGTACAGGTAGAAAAGGAGGCCACAAGGGCCGAGCAAGACAGTACACAAGTCCTGAAGAGATTGATGCCCAGCTccaagcagaaaagcaaaaggcAAGGGTATGTGTTTGCCTACGTTATGCACTTACTGTCATAAGTCCTGGCTCATACAGCATGCTGAACTTGCAGTTCACGGGAAATGGCAGCTTAGTCAAGTGTTGCAGATCATTCTGTCTGTGATCACAATATGAATTCTGAGTATCTGGCTGGGGAGACTGCAAGGTGTGATCCAGTCTGGTTTTTCACAGAAGTGAGGCCGGATAGACAATCCAGTTCACAGTTTGAAGGTTAAAGGATAGGGCAGGTGATTACACAGCAGCTCTAGACATCTTTTCCCCCAGTATTTCATCATTCTAGTCTCCAGTGTCAGCTAATTTTTTTGTCCATGCTTTGCAGTTTGGCTGTGGAGAAAAAGGGCTCACATCTTTATGTCTTACTGTATATTTAAATTACTATATTTGCCCTCTTCTAGACTTAAAAGACCAACTCCTTTGACTTCTTCCTGTACAAATGATTTTCTTGTTTGCCTCTGACTTGTAGGGAGAGATAACAGAGTTTTCAGGCATGACTCCTTTTTTGGCCGTGTTTCTATGTCCCAACATAGGATTGTAACAGCTCCCCTCACTTCCACGACTACCTGACTGGTATTATAAAAGGCATGGCTACTTTTTGCAGTACTTGCTCTCCTGTATCCCCATATTTTCACAGCCATGGTGGCATtctcactgctgtttttctgtgaCTTTCTGAAAGTGCTGCCTAAGCCCAAATACACCATTCCATCTGAAGCCTTACAGCACTGACTCCAGTAGGATAATTATACCCCATATAGGAAATACTGATGAATACCTCTGAGCAGGAGGTTACTCTTTCAAGCAGTTATGAGCCATATTGTTGActcctttttaatgttttgaccAGCTGTAACTCAAGATGATTGTGGGATTGCTGCTTAGCCACATATTCCGACTTTGTGTTGGATTTCTTCTTCCAAAGTATAACTCCTCTTGGTTTGTTTTCGGATTCCACCTTCTTGGTTTCATGCCATCTTTCCAAATTCTGAAACCACTTATGGGTCTGatcctgttttccaaaatgatTCCAACTCCTAGCAGTGTGATGTCATTCACAAACTTTCTAAGTGTTCTCTACTTCCGAGTTGTTAATAAAAATACGAACTGGAAATGGAACAAAGCAAGCACGACCCCACTTGAAATGTCtgtcttgtttttaaacaaaccagAGAACTGCTCTTTGAgaaggatttctctttttttttttttttttttttgtgataatcTATACCACATAGTGATTACATCTAACGCTATTTTGTTAGggaaggcttaaaaaaaaccccaaaaccaaaattaCTCCTCTTACTGCCCATAGCTCATCCACTTTGCCAGTTGCTGTGATGAGGGATATTTGGCAATGGCAAAGCAAGCTATTCACACCCATGTTGGTTCTTCTAATCTTATCTTCTAATGATTCACAAATTAATTCCTAGGCTTCTGACTGGTAAAAGCTGTGCTAAACAGGCTGTACTTTCTTGGCTAACAGTGTTCTGGTTTATGGTTGTCAATTTGCTCTTCTCTAGGCTTTTTTTTATCTAGATCTAGGATGGGATCCAGCTCTACACTACATCCATGTAGTTTCCAGTCCCTGAGATATTGTGCACTGAAAAACTATGCCAAAATGTCTCCTGGAGATCTTTCATTTGGGGAAAGTAAAGTGCCAGTTCTGTCTTTTACAATCATTTTCCTGGTCTGTTGCACAGAGAGAACAGCACAGTTGTTGAGAGGTGACCTGCTGGGGCAGGTGATGCACACTTAGGTGCTGAGAATGAGATCTTGTTTTGTTACAGCCAGGCACCCTTGGCGTCATGAGGATTATGCTCTCAGAGCTCTCTCACGCCTCCAGAATGATCACATTTAAGAGCAACTGTTGGATTTGGGATTTTTATCGACACATTTTGTCTAATTTCCTGTGATTTTGTAGGAAGAAGAGGAGCAAGAAGAAGGAGGTGAAGGAGCAACAGGAGACCCCAAAAAGGAGAAGAAGTCTTTAGATTCAGATGAGAGTGATGAAGACGATGAGGATTATCAGGTATTGTCATTCTCAGGGCATTTACTGCGTTTGCACCACCCAGATTCTTGGAACAGGAGAGAGATGCACGCTCTTGACTCTCAGTTCTCTTTGAGAGCTACctatagtaatttttttatggaggacctatttttaaaagctccAAACCCTTTACTTGACAGCATTTTGTCCTCAGAATGAAAACTTATGTATTTTTATAAGTGAAATGCAAAGACAAGAAGATTTCAAAAAAGGCTGAAGATGCCTCGTGGTATATATCTTGGTTCATAAATGGTTTTGCTGTCTGGTAGTAAAAACATCTTGAATTCTGCTTTTGGGGTGTGTGACAGTGTGTTTGATGAGCTCTGATACAACACAGTGTGGGGTATGAGAGAGCTTCTTAACCTTCCTCTTGTTCTTGAACCTTAGCAAAAGCGCAAAGGAGTGGAAGGGTTGATAGACATAGAGAATCCCAATCGTGTAATTCAGACAACCAAAAAAG
This portion of the Strix uralensis isolate ZFMK-TIS-50842 chromosome 16, bStrUra1, whole genome shotgun sequence genome encodes:
- the BUD31 gene encoding protein BUD31 homolog, whose amino-acid sequence is MPKVKRSRKPPPDGWELIEPTLDELDQKMREAETEPHEGKRKVESLWPIFRIHHQKTRYIFDLFYKRKAISRELYEYCIKEGYADKNLIAKWKKQGYENLCCLRCIQTRDTNFGTNCICRVPKSKLEVGRIIECTHCGCRGCSG
- the PDAP1 gene encoding 28 kDa heat- and acid-stable phosphoprotein; the encoded protein is MPKGGRKGGHKGRARQYTSPEEIDAQLQAEKQKAREEEEQEEGGEGATGDPKKEKKSLDSDESDEDDEDYQQKRKGVEGLIDIENPNRVIQTTKKVTQLDLDGPKELSRREREEIEKQKAKERYMKMHLAGKTEQAKADLARLAIIRKQREEAARKKEEERKAKDEAAMAGKRLQSLSLNK